Proteins encoded together in one Chroicocephalus ridibundus chromosome 13, bChrRid1.1, whole genome shotgun sequence window:
- the PEBP1 gene encoding phosphatidylethanolamine-binding protein 1 has protein sequence MPVDLGLWSGPLSLTEVEQKPAHPLRVKYGSVEIDELGKVLTPTQVQHRPTSIEWDGCDPQKLYTLVLTDPDAPSRKDPKFREWHHFLVTNMKGNDVGSGTVLSDYVGSGPPKGTGLHRYVWLVYEQPKRLTCNEPVLSNRSGDKRGKFKVASFRSKYELGVPVAGTCYQAEWDDYVPKLYEQLSGK, from the exons ATGCCGGTGGACCTGGGGCTGTGGAGCGGGCCGCTGAGCCTCACCGAGGTGGAGCAGAAGCCGGCGCACCCGCTGCGGGTCAAGTATGGCTCCGTGGAGATAGACGAGCTGGGCAAGGTGCTCACGCCGACCCAG GTCCAGCATCGCCCCACCAGCATTGAGTGGGATGGCTGCGATCCCCAGAAGCTTTACACCCTGGTTCTCACAGACCCAGATGCTCCCAGTAGGAAGGACCCAAAGTTCAG GGAATGGCATCACTTCCTGGTGACCAACATGAAAGGCAACGATGTGGGGAGCGGGACTGTGCTGTCAGATTACGTCGGCTCCGGCCCTCCCAAAGGAACAG GGCTGCACCGCTACGTCTGGCTGGTGTACGAGCAGCCGAAGCGCCTGACCTGCAATGAGCCCGTCCTCTCCAATCGCTCTGGTGACAAACGAGGGAAGTTCAAGGTGGCTTCTTTCCGCAGCAAGTACGAGCTGGGGGTGCCAGTGGCTGGCACTTGCTACCAGGCGGAGTGGGATGACTACGTGCCGAAGCTCTACGAGCAGCTGTCGGGGAAGTAG